A stretch of the Capsicum annuum cultivar UCD-10X-F1 chromosome 8, UCD10Xv1.1, whole genome shotgun sequence genome encodes the following:
- the LOC124886701 gene encoding zinc finger BED domain-containing protein RICESLEEPER 2-like, whose protein sequence is MYPPHTGVEMTVVIYDCLKEWNLDKKVFCITLDNVTSNDSLQTILKGYLNLQNTSLCDGEFFHVRCCAHILNLIVQEGLKAASDSLFAIRESVKHVRGSDGRKQKFEQCVKQVEIDINVGLRLDVSTRWNLTYLMLESAFPYEKVFACLHLHDRTYVYRPTLDQWRRAEKICEVLEPFNEITNLLSGSGYPTFNLYFMKI, encoded by the coding sequence ATGTATCCTCCTCACACTGGAGTTGAAATGACTGTTGTGATATATGATTGTTTGAAAGAATGGAACTTAGATAAGAAGGTATTTTGTATCACTTTGGATAATGTCACCTCTAATGATAGCTTGCAAACTATTTTGAAAGGTTATCTTAATTTACAAAATACTTCGCTATGTGATGGTGAGTTCTTCCATGTACGCTGTTGTGctcatattttgaatttgattgttcaAGAGGGTTTAAAGGCAGCCAGTGATTCCTTGTTTGCAATTAGAGAAAGTGTTAAGCATGTTAGAGGATCAGAtggaagaaaacaaaaatttgagCAGTGTGTTAAACAGGTTGAAATTGATATTAATGTTGGTTTACGGTTAGATGTATCAACTAGATGGAATTTGACATATTTAATGCTTGAAAGTGCTTTCCCATATGAAAAGGTTTTTGCTTGTTTACATTTACATGATAGAACTTATGTTTATCGTCCTACACTTGATCAATGGAGAAGGGCTGAAAAAATATGTGAAGTCTTAGAGCCATTTAATGAGATAACAAATTTGCTTTCTGGTTCAGGTTATCcaactttcaacttgtactttaTGAAAATCTAG
- the LOC107879432 gene encoding leucine-rich repeat extensin-like protein 5: protein MDLDMIRPRRCKPCPPPPPPPALPPAPPSHKKEEPPPPPPSSPHGEHVMEACQHECCNIRGYPFPSPLPPSMWPCHPPPQRYWNDDVDRFSRMHRMNFRDPMVDYHEDHSRHRCIALQPPSVRYHRRRPPPMLTGHHHGQPSPPLLGHHHEQPPLLGHHGQPPLLMGHRREQPPLLLGHHHEPPPSYFPPPCDYGYQHGYYHEIPNGCRTM from the coding sequence ATGGATCTTGACATGATTCGTCCTCGGAGATGCAAGCCTTGtcctccaccaccaccaccaccagcacTGCCTCCAGCACCTCCATCACATAAAAAAGAGGAACCACCACCACCGCCGCCATCATCACCACATGGTGAACACGTTATGGAAGCATGTCAACATGAATGCTGTAATATTCGCGGATATCCATTCCCATCACCACTGCCACCATCAATGTGGCCATGTCATCCGCCACCACAAAGATACTGGAATGATGACGTGGACCGGTTCTCAAGAATGCATAGGATGAATTTTCGAGATCCTATGGTTGACTATCATGAGGATCATAGTCGGCATCGTTGCATAGCATTGCAGCCTCCTTCAGTGAGATACCATCGTCGTAGACCACCACCAATGCTAACGGGACACCACCATGGACAACCATCACCACCACTGCTGGGGCACCACCATGAACAACCACCACTACTAGGGCATCATGGACAACCACCCCTGCTGATGGGGCACCGCCGTGAACAACCACCTCTTCTGTTGGGGCACCACCATGAACCACCACCATCCTATTTTCCTCCGCCGTGTGATTATGGCTACCAACATGGCTACTATCATGAGATTCCAAATGGTTGCAGAACTATGTGA